A part of Xenopus tropicalis strain Nigerian chromosome 4, UCB_Xtro_10.0, whole genome shotgun sequence genomic DNA contains:
- the kcnj4 gene encoding inward rectifier potassium channel 4, giving the protein MDTIRSSRYSIVSTDEEGLRMPSLGANGNWTSSLHHPHSRRKRRNRFVKKNGQCNVYFANLSNKSQRYMADIFTTCVDTRWRYMLLIFSATFLASWLFFAFLFWCIAFLHGDLGTSSGVIAGGRQGPPKPCLMHVNSFVEAFLFSVETQTTIGYGFRCVTDECPLAILAVVAQSILGCLIDSFMIGTIMAKMARPKKRAQTLLFSHHAVIALRDGKLCLMWRVGNLRKSHIVEAHVRAQLIRPYVTQEGEYLPVDQRDLNVGYDSGLDRIFLVSPIIIVHEIDEESPLYTMGKEQLEGEDFEIVVILEGMVEATAMTTQARSSYLASEIRWGHRFEPVVFEEKNHYKVDYSHFHKTYQVPGTPVCSARELHESRITVLPSPSAFCYENELALLSQEEDEDEEAAGGMPDEGVLHVMGSHMELDRLQASMALDNISYRRESAI; this is encoded by the coding sequence TAGGTACAGCATTGTGTCCACTGATGAAGAAGGCCTTCGCATGCCATCTTTGGGGGCCAATGGTAACTGGACCTCTTCTCTCCACCATCCCCATTCACGGCGAAAACGGCGCAACCGATTTGTAAAAAAGAATGGTCAGTGTAATGTCTACTTTGCTAACCTTAGCAACAAGTCCCAGCGTTACATGGCAGATATCTTCACCACATGTGTAGATACCCGTTGGCGTTACATGCTGCTCATCTTTTCTGCCACCTTCTTGGCCTCCTGGctattttttgcctttcttttctggtGCATTGCTTTTCTGCATGGGGATCTGGGCACTAGCAGTGGAGTGATAGCCGGGGGTAGGCAAGGACCACCAAAACCATGTCTGATGCATGTCAACAGTTTTGTGGAGGCATTTCTCTTTTCTGTAGAAACACAGACTACTATAGGCTATGGATTTCGCTGTGTAACAGATGAATGCCCATTAGCCATTCTTGCTGTGGTGGCTCAGTCAATACTTGGCTGCCTGATTGACTCTTTCATGATTGGAACAATTATGGCTAAAATGGCTCGACCCAAAAAAAGGGCACAAACATTGCTATTCAGTCACCATGCTGTCATTGCACTAAGAGACGGTAAGCTGTGCTTAATGTGGAGGGTAGGTAACCTTCGTAAAAGCCACATTGTGGAAGCTCATGTGCGGGCACAACTGATTCGACCCTATGTTACCCAAGAAGGTGAATATCTTCCCGTGGATCAACGAGACCTAAATGTAGGATATGACAGTGGCTTAGACCGCATCTTTTTAGTCTCTCCTATTATTATTGTTCATGAGATTGATGAGGAAAGCCCACTCTATACAATGGGTAAAGAGCAGCTAGAGGGAGAAGACTTTGAGATTGTTGTCATTTTGGAAGGTATGGTGGAAGCCACAGCTATGACCACTCAAGCCCGCAGCTCCTATCTAGCTAGTGAGATACGCTGGGGACATCGATTTGAGCCTGTAGTATTTGAGGAGAAAAATCACTACAAAGTGGATTATTCCCATTTCCATAAGACATACCAAGTTCCAGGTACTCCTGTTTGCAGTGCCCGTGAACTACATGAAAGTCGCATTACTGTATTACCCTCTCCGAGCGCCTTCTGCTATGAGAATGAACTAGCACTTTTGAGCCAAGAAGAAGATGAAGATGAGGAAGCAGCTGGTGGCATGCCAGATGAAGGAGTTTTACATGTCATGGGAAGTCACATGGAGCTAGACCGTCTCCAAGCATCAATGGCATTAGATAATATTTCCTATAGGAGGGAGTCAGCCATATGA